Proteins encoded in a region of the Oscillospiraceae bacterium MB24-C1 genome:
- a CDS encoding GNAT family N-acetyltransferase: MIRKVEPNDREAYIGLVQRFYNSDAVDHDIPKKYIEATFDELMRSDVYADGYIMTHDGKPAGYALIAKTFSCEGGGLTVWVEEVFILPEYRSLGLGKALFATLEEKYGGSLARMRLEIAPDNIRAKSLYQKLGFQELPYQQMVKEFK; this comes from the coding sequence ATGATCAGAAAAGTTGAGCCGAATGACCGTGAGGCTTACATTGGGCTGGTGCAGAGATTTTATAACTCAGATGCGGTAGATCACGACATCCCGAAAAAATATATCGAGGCAACTTTTGACGAGCTAATGCGCTCAGATGTTTATGCCGACGGCTACATTATGACCCATGATGGAAAACCGGCGGGCTATGCGCTGATCGCTAAAACCTTCTCGTGCGAGGGCGGTGGGCTGACGGTCTGGGTTGAAGAGGTGTTTATCCTACCTGAATACCGTTCGCTTGGGCTGGGCAAGGCGTTGTTTGCAACACTCGAAGAAAAATATGGTGGTTCACTAGCGCGTATGCGCCTGGAGATAGCGCCCGACAATATACGAGCCAAAAGCCTGTATCAAAAGCTGGGTTTTCAGGAACTACCCTACCAGCAGATGGTTAAGGAATTTAAATAA
- a CDS encoding DUF1576 domain-containing protein → MTKLHYAASIPDNAQISKRMCFILALSLIVAGFCLETPKSILDGLIAYILCSDILITDYFVIGSIGAALVNAGIVTLISIGLTLLIKTPYNGGTISMMFLMAGFSLFGKNPLNILPFFLGVWIYAKVKGQPMSRYTNAALFSTTLAPIVSDILLKTPVHLFLRIILATGIGTLIGYIIIPLAEHSFSTHMGYTLFNYGFTGGLMALMIASVTQAMGGSIKTSMIWYDGFPMSMLIYLIALIVALIVFGFILCNFNFPSYWRIMRHSGRSPTDFVITDGIGATMMNMGAMGAVSLGYVMLVGGDLNGPVCGAILTAIGFGAAGEHPKNTIPIMFGVWIASHVMVPTQTDPGMLLAALFGTALAPISGQFGWHYGIIAGFLHAAVVLAVGAPCGGYNLYNNGFAAGLVALVMVSLIQGISHRWRNADR, encoded by the coding sequence ATGACAAAGCTACATTACGCCGCTTCTATCCCTGATAACGCTCAGATTTCAAAACGAATGTGTTTTATTCTTGCACTTTCGTTGATTGTGGCTGGCTTTTGCCTAGAAACGCCAAAAAGTATTTTAGATGGCCTTATCGCATATATTCTTTGTTCAGACATTTTAATCACTGATTATTTTGTCATTGGTTCTATCGGGGCCGCATTGGTGAACGCCGGCATCGTTACCCTGATTTCAATTGGTCTGACATTACTAATCAAAACGCCCTACAACGGAGGCACCATTTCGATGATGTTTTTGATGGCGGGCTTTTCGTTGTTCGGAAAAAACCCCCTCAACATTTTACCGTTTTTTCTCGGCGTTTGGATTTATGCCAAGGTCAAAGGGCAGCCGATGTCGCGCTATACCAACGCAGCGCTTTTTTCTACAACGCTTGCGCCAATTGTAAGCGACATTCTGCTTAAAACCCCGGTACACCTATTTCTGAGAATCATTCTCGCTACAGGTATCGGTACTCTGATCGGTTACATAATCATCCCCTTAGCGGAACATTCCTTTTCGACCCACATGGGCTATACCCTCTTTAATTACGGCTTTACTGGTGGACTGATGGCGTTGATGATCGCTTCAGTAACGCAGGCGATGGGCGGTTCGATAAAAACCTCCATGATCTGGTACGACGGCTTTCCAATGTCCATGCTGATTTACCTTATCGCGCTGATTGTAGCGCTGATCGTTTTTGGGTTTATTCTGTGCAACTTCAACTTCCCGTCCTACTGGCGTATTATGCGTCACTCGGGTCGTTCCCCCACTGACTTTGTCATCACCGACGGCATTGGTGCGACCATGATGAACATGGGCGCAATGGGCGCCGTTTCGCTTGGATATGTGATGCTAGTGGGCGGCGATCTCAATGGTCCTGTGTGTGGTGCGATTCTCACGGCAATCGGTTTTGGCGCGGCCGGCGAGCACCCCAAGAATACCATCCCCATTATGTTCGGCGTCTGGATTGCTTCTCATGTTATGGTTCCCACCCAAACCGACCCCGGCATGCTTTTAGCAGCGCTGTTTGGCACTGCACTCGCACCAATATCTGGCCAGTTCGGCTGGCATTACGGCATTATCGCCGGTTTTTTGCATGCCGCAGTCGTGTTGGCGGTTGGCGCACCCTGTGGCGGCTACAACCTCTACAACAATGGCTTTGCAGCAGGTCTGGTCGCACTAGTCATGGTATCTTTAATTCAGGGCATCTCGCACCGGTGGCGCAATGCCGACCGTTAA